One window of Populus nigra chromosome 5, ddPopNigr1.1, whole genome shotgun sequence genomic DNA carries:
- the LOC133693863 gene encoding probable receptor-like protein kinase At5g18500, whose product MASDLNAELSKKTAILGLKVWEVIGICVALFIVIILSVLSFCLTSRKKSRRDRNHLPPSQIPTVSKEITEVRVEQVSTNEFVPRDGILLTIHDKSSDKESDKVLVHLGMGKVKNGDNMSRSGSFHHLEKDCGSQSGEEGSSGKVTVYKPSSSYPITAPSPLSGLPEFSHLGWGHWFTLRDLELATNRFSKENVLGEGGYGVVYQGHLINGTPVAVKKILNNLGQAEKEFRVEVDAIGHVRHKNLVRLLGYCIEGTHRILVYEYVNNGNLEQWLHGAMRQHGYLTWEARMKVLLGTAKALAYLHEAIEPKVVHRDIKSSNILIDDDFNAKVSDFGLAKLLGAGKSHVTTRVMGTFGYVAPEYANTGLLNEKSDVYSFGVVLLEAITGRDPVDYGRPTHEVNLVDWLKMMVGNRRSEEVVDPNIEVRPSTRALKRALLTALRCVDPDSEKRPKMSQVVRMLESEEYPIPREDRRHRRTQGGMEIESQRENSDTDRSDYPGSRTESRPT is encoded by the exons ATGGCCAGTGATCTAAATGCGGAACTATCCAAGAAAACTGCCATTTTGGGTCTCAAGGTCTGGGAAGTGATTGGAATTTGTGTTGCCTTGTTTATCGTTATCATCCTCTCTGTACTGTCCTTCTGTTTAACTTCACGGAAGAAATctagaagagatagaaaccatCTTCCACCAAGTCAAATCCCAACTGTTTCGAAGGAAATTACGGAAGTTCGGGTGGAACAAGTATCGACAAATGAGTTTGTACCTCGTGATGGGATTCTCCTGACAATTCATGACAAGTCCAGTGACAAAGAATCGGATAAGGTCTTGGTTCATCTGGGTATGGGGAAAGTGAAGAATGGAGACAATATGAGTCGGTCAGGTTCTTTTCATCATTTAGAGAAAGACTGTGGATCACAATCAGGTGAAGAAGGGAGTTCTGGAAAAGTAACTGTATACAAACCTTCTTCTTCATACCCCATCACTGCTCCTTCTCCATTGAGTGGCCTGCCTGAGTTTTCTCACTTGGGTTGGGGTCACTGGTTTACACTGAGGGATCTTGAACTTGCAACAAACCGGTTTTCAAAGGAGAATGTCCTTGGTGAGGGTGGATATGGAGTTGTTTATCAGGGACATTTGATTAATGGCACTCCAGTGGCAGTAAAAAAGATCCTGAACAACTT GGGCCAAGCGGAAAAGGAGTTTAGGGTGGAAGTTGACGCCATTGGCCATGTCCGACACAAGAATTTGGTTCGTCTTCTGGGATATTGCATAGAAGGGACACACAG GATATTGGTGTATGAGTATGTCAACAACGGAAACTTGGAACAGTGGCTTCATGGAGCTATGCGTCAGCATGGGTATCTTACTTGGGAGGCCCGCATGAAGGTTCTACTTGGCACGGCTAAGGC TCTTGCCTATTTGCACGAGGCCATTGAGCCAAAAGTGGTGCATCGTGACATCAAGTCgagtaatattttaattgatgaCGACTTTAATGCCAAGGTTTCTGATTTTGGCTTGGCCAAGTTGCTTGGAGCTGGAAAAAGCCATGTGACGACTCGAGTTATGGGAACCTTTGG ATATGTGGCTCCTGAATATGCAAATACTGGACTTTTGAATGAAAAGAGTGATGTTTATAGCTTTGGGGTTGTGCTCTTAGAAGCAATCACTGGTAGAGATCCTGTAGACTATGGCCGCCCTACTCATGAG GTAAATCTTGTagattggttgaaaatgatggtCGGAAACAGACGGTCTGAAGAAGTAGTAGATCCAAACATTGAGGTGAGGCCATCAACAAGAGCTCTAAAACGTGCCCTCTTGACAGCTCTGAGGTGTGTTGATCCAGATTCTGAAAAAAGACCTAAGATGAGCCAAGTTGTTCGAATGCTCGAGTCTGAGGAATATCCTATTCCAAGAGAg GATCGGAGGCATAGAAGAACTCAGGGAGGCATGGAAATTGAATCTCAAAGGGAGAATTCTGACACGGATCGCAGCGACTATCCAGGTTCAAGAACTGAAAGCCGGCCAACTTGA
- the LOC133694673 gene encoding glucan endo-1,3-beta-glucosidase 12-like isoform X1 yields the protein MMAKVASKGLFLFFLSLLTLSSSGTFVGFSYNARGITSAASLGRIVSFLELNKVSASHIRVFAADHRVLSTLSNFNVSADLYLDDSLVEKLTKSKPSAISWLKAQIVTFLPHVYSRSIIVSGNNGLSKLLSALKSIHSVLSSFHVDNEVKVSVAFSLSFLENLNRTQEKDLRRILGFIKRTTSFVIVETSLDMDVELGMKDLFIQSMIQKVAVATSLLSPNDAPIVMIIKSLVIPGAKEVAEFGDRVSKSLENTMIRGQVAGLYAEVSSVEDFAEKELEREHEQIFPSSRREILRNFKTTLHDDIINPPTVFPTNPGSTPPVVTLLPDTPTPTIVTVPATNPVTVTPTNPVSTPLPFPNTTPVNVPPTNPSVNPPPPITNPVTTPAPITVPGAQPVTNPVTTYPAPAGNVPVTAPVTNPVAPPATTNAPAIPGQSWCVARSGVMDTALQSALDYACGMGGADCSQIQQGGNCYNPNSLQNHASYAFNSYYQKNPVATSCDFGGTATTVNVNPNLHNIETGTGSCIYPSSSSSSSTPSLPATTTSPANPATTSPANPATTSPANPATSPPAIGVPGAPPSVLNSSTNPASSFGFNTPPALNSSASKSATLQPFIGCAILVTSFVARTIILDN from the exons ATGATGGCCAAAGTAGCTTCAAAGGGGCTGTTCTTATTCTTCTTGTCTCTTCTCACTCTTAGCTCTTCAG GAACTTTTGTGGGTTTCTCCTACAATGCCAGAGGAATCACTTCAGCTGCTTCACTTGGCAGAATAGTATCATTTCTTGAGCTAAACAAGGTCTCTGCAAGTCATATTCGAGTTTTTGCTGCAGATCACAGGGTTTTGAGTACACTTTCCAACTTTAATGTGTCTGCCGATCTTTATTTAGATGACAGCTTGGTTGAGAAATTGACAAAGTCTAAACCATCTGCCATTTCTTGGCTTAAGGCCCAAATAGTGACCTTTCTGCCCCATGTGTACAGTAGAAGCATCATTGTAAGTGGCAACAATGGCTTGTCAAAGCTTTTATCCGCCTTGAAATCAATCCATTCTGTCCTGAGTAGTTTTCATGTTGACAATGAAGTTAAGGTCTCAGTAGCATTTTCTCTGTCATTCTTAGAAAATTTGAATAGAACACAAGAAAAAGATCTCCGTAGGATTTTGGGATTTATCAAGAGAACTACGTCTTTTGTCATTGTAGAAACCAGTCTTGATATGGATGTAGAACTGGGCATGAAAGATTTGTTTATTCAATCAATGATCCAAAAAGTTGCAGTTGCCACTTCTCTACTTTCTCCCAATGATGCTCCCATAGTTATGATTATCAAGAGCCTTGTTATTCCTGGTGCAAAAGAAGTAGCTGAATTTGGAGATAGGGTTTCAAAATCTTTAGAAAACACTATGATCAGAGGTCAGGTAGCTGGATTGTATGCAGAAGTATCTTCTGTAGAAGATTTCGCGGAAAAAGAGCTGGAGAGGGAACATGAACAAATCTTTCCTTCATCTCGAAGAGAAATCTTGAGAAACTTCAAAACTACTTTACATGATGATATAATTAATCCACCTACAGTTTTTCCAACAAATCCTGGATCGACTCCACCTGTCGTCACTCTCCTGCCAGATACTCCAACACCAACAATAGTCACTGTCCCTGCTACCAATCCAGTCACTGTAACACCTACCAATCCTGTATCCACTCCATTACCTTTCCCCAACACCACACCTGTCAATGTTCCCCCTACAAACCCATCTGTCAATCCACCACCACCAATTACCAATCCAGTCACAACACCAGCACCTATTACAGTTCCAGGTGCACAACCCGTAACTAATCCTGTGACAACATATCCAGCCCCAGCAGGCAATGTTCCAGTCACAGCACCAGTGACAAATCCTGTGGCACCTCCTGCTACGACAAATGCTCCAGCAATTCCAGGACAGAGCTGGTGTGTTGCAAGGTCCGGAGTGATGGACACAGCACTTCAGTCAGCGTTAGATTATGCATGTGGAATGGGAGGTGCTGATTGTTCACAGATCCAGCAGGGTGGGAATTGTTACAATCCAAACTCTCTTCAAAACCATGCCTCGTATGCATTCAACAGCTATTATCAGAAGAATCCTGTGGCAACTAGCTGTGATTTCGGAGGGACTGCCACTACTGTTAATGTGAATCCAA ACTTGCATAACATTGAAACAGGCACTGGTTCCTGCATTTATCCgtcgtcgtcatcatcatcatccactCCGTCATTGCCAGCGACCACAACTTCACCTGCAAATCCAGCGACAACTTCACCTGCAAATCCAGCGACAACATCACCTGCAAATCCAGCAACATCCCCACCGGCGATCGGTGTGCCAGG CGCCCCCCCATCAGTTTTGAACTCATCAACCAACCCTGCCTCAAGTTTCGGTTTCAATACTCCTCCTGCTCTCAACTCTTCAGCATCCAAGTCAGCTACTTTGCAGCCATTTATTGGTTGTGCCATTTTGGTAACATCATTTGTTGCCAGAACAATCATTCTAGACAACTAG
- the LOC133693861 gene encoding pentatricopeptide repeat-containing protein At1g62590-like: protein MLSPSTFLTRIPKWVNLKAFISSVSCTNTIQINPEINQNTPNFPDFDVKIQSLRNKLYPDNLIEVLKSTCDVNSAVKIFKWAALQRKFNHTADTYYWIIFKLGMAGNAEEMEGFCQNMVKERCTGEEDVLVSLVDAFVRNCRLNEAMRVLFNMNLAGIKPSIDVFNFVLGALVEEKRGFQDVVFVYKEMVKAGVPPSIDTLNYLLEVLFETDRVDSALDQYRRINKKGCRPDGKTFEIVIKGLIANDRVDDSVSILHEMLELGCLPELSFYRTTIPLFCREDRLEEGIRLFRKMKESNFTPDSFIYGALIQCLCKQLRLDEAVNLLEEMMESQLEGDNNVFVDVVNGFCKLGKTNEAVKLLEDKHVLETSPHNALLRCCCDADKFLMAKGLLEKMSERNIDDCDSWNILIRWLCEREEMVKAYELLGRMIISSLIPDYATYSALVAGNCRLSKYEDALQLFLQLHAKCWILDPASYSELIEGLCRGEKYLEAVKVFCYMSENRCSLQSLPFIMLIKGICDMGMIGEAVRLQSLAYNSGTSCVNATYNYVMLRLSKSEQGRHVLAFLSRMLVQGGNLNTEAYCILIQSLIAQNRIKDCSMFLNVMVNKGLVPDSDTLYNLLSCLAKHSQLYLISVSLDKLASDCEVLDSAMYNILINGMWKEGNKNDARRLLDLMLEKGWVPDAMTHGLLIGSADMEEKGEGMLAYVDLSTKDGVGDILAEGLGET, encoded by the coding sequence ATGCTCTCTCCTTCAACATTCTTGACGAGAATTCCCAAATGGGTCAATCTAAAAGCATTCATTTCTTCAGTATCTTGCACTAATACCATCCAAATTAACCcagaaatcaatcaaaacaCGCCAAACTTTCCTGATTTTGATGTAAAGATTCAATCTTTGAGGAATAAATTGTACCCTGATAACTTAATTGAGGTTTTGAAAAGCACCTGTGATGTTAACTCTGCTGTTAAGATATTCAAATGGGCTGCCCTTCAAAGAAAGTTTAACCACACTGCTGATACTTATTATTGGATAATTTTCAAGCTGGGTATGGCTGGCAATGCTGAGGAAATGGAGGGGTTTTGTCAAAATATGGTAAAAGAGAGGTGCACAGGTGAAGAAGATGTTCTTGTTTCATTGGTTGATGCTTTTGTTAGAAATTGTAGGCTTAATGAAGCAATGCGTgttctttttaatatgaatttggCTGGTATTAAGCCTTCAattgatgtgtttaattttgttttgggtGCTCTTGTTGAAGAGAAGAGAGGGTTTCAAGATGTGGTTTTTGTTTATAAGGAGATGGTGAAAGCAGGAGTGCCACCTAGCATTGATACTTTGAATTATTTGCTGGAGGTTTTGTTTGAGACAGATAGGGTTGATTCTGCTTTGGATCAATATAGGAGAATAAACAAGAAAGGGTGCCGTCCTGATGGTAAGACTTTTGAGATAGTAATAAAAGGTCTCATCGCCAATGATAGAGTTGATGATTCAGTTTCCATTTTGCATGAGATGTTGGAACTCGGATGCCTGCCTGAACTAAGTTTTTATAGAACTACAATACCTTTGTTTTGTAGGGAAGATAGACTGGAAGAGGGGATTAGGCTGTTCAGGAAGATGAAAGAATCTAATTTTACCCcggattcttttatttatggaGCTTTGATACAGTGTTTGTGCAAGCAGCTTAGATTGGATGAGGCAGTAAACCTTCTTGAAGAGATGATGGAAAGTCAGTTGGAAGGTGATAATAATGTTTTCGTGGATGTTGTAAATGGATTTTGTAAATTAGGGAAGACTAATGAAGCTGTTAAACTCTTGGAAGATAAACATGTGCTTGAAACTTCTCCACATAATGCATTGCTCAGATGTTGTTGTGATGCTGATAAATTTCTCATGGCTAAAGGTCTCCTTGAGAAGATGTCTGAGAGAAATATTGATGATTGCGATTCTTGGAACATTCTTATCAGATGGCTTTGTGAGAGGGAGGAAATGGTGAAAGCATACGAACTTCTAGGCAGAATGATTATATCTTCTTTGATTCCTGACTATGCCACATATTCTGCTCTTGTTGCTGGCAACTGTAGGTTAAGCAAGTATGAAGATGCTCTGCAGCTATTTCTTCAGCTTCATGCCAAGTGCTGGATTTTAGATCCTGCTTCTTACTCTGAGCTAATTGAAGGACTATGCAGGGGTGAAAAGTATCTAGAGGCTGTTAAAGTATTTTGCTACATGTCTGAGAACAGATGTTCTCTTCAGTCTTTGCCATTTATTATGCTTATCAAGGGTATTTGTGACATGGGAATGATTGGTGAAGCTGTCAGGCTACAATCGTTGGCTTATAACTCTGGTACTTCTTGTGTCAATGCTACATATAATTATGTAATGCTCAGATTGTCTAAATCAGAGCAGGGAAGACATGTGCTAGCCTTTCTCTCACGAATGTTGGTTCAGGGTGGCAATCTTAATACAGAAGCATATTGCATTTTGATACAGAGCTTGATTGCACAAAATCGAATAAAGGATTGCTCTATGTTTCTCAATGTGATGGTTAATAAGGGTTTAGTACCTGATTCAGACACATTATATAATCTACTGTCATGTTTGGCCAAGCATTCTCAGTTGTACTTGATTTCGGTTTCACTTGATAAACTTGCTTCTGACTGTGAAGTTCTAGATTCAGCCATGTATAACATACTTATTAATGGCATGTGGAAAGAGGGCAATAAAAATGATGCTCGTCGACTGTTAGACTTGATGTTGGAGAAGGGTTGGGTCCCAGATGCTATGACCCATGGGTTGTTGATTGGCTCTGCTGATATGGAGGAAAAGGGTGAGGGGATGTTGGCATATGTTGATCTTAGCACCAAAGATGGCGTTGGTGACATACTAGCTGAGGGATTGGGGGAAACATGA
- the LOC133694674 gene encoding nuclear envelope-associated protein 2-like, whose protein sequence is MSVLERSSSTSTPVREIDPLLKDLNEKKLSFRKNVVSLAAELKGVRNRLASQEQSFAKETETRQEAENKAKIMEEEISRLQERMEERNGQLLASASTADKYLTELDGLRSQLAATQATADASAASAQSAQLQCLALIKELDAKNSSLKEHEERVTRLGEQLDNLQKDLQARESSQKQLKDEVTRIEHDIMKAISQAGDSKDCELRKLLDEVSPKNFEKMNKLLVVKDEEITKLKDEIIVMSAHWKLKTKELESQLEKQRRADQELKKRVLKLEFCLQEARAQTRKLQRMGERRDKAIKELRDQLAAKKQAISEANNDKQNFWETSSFKAVVSMSMLILVVFSKR, encoded by the exons ATGTCAGTTTTGGAGAGATCATCGTCGACATCAACTCCTGTTAGAGAGATTGATCCCTTATTGAAGGATTTAAATGAGAAGAAGCTAAGTTTTAGGAAAAATGTTGTTTCTTTGGCTGCTGAGTTAAAGGGAGTGCGTAACCGCCTTGCATCTCAAGAGCAATCATTTGCTAAAGAAACAGAAACTAGACAG GAAGcagaaaataaagcaaaaatcaTGGAAGAGGAGATTAGCAGATTGCAGGAGAGAATGGAAGAGAGAAATGGCCAGCTTCTGGCTTCAGCTTCTACTGCTGATAAG TACCTCACGGAGTTGGATGGTCTCAGATCACAACTTGCAGCCACCCAAGCAACTGCGGATGCAAGTGCTGCCTCAGCTCAGTCAGCACAGCTTCAATGTTTAGCACTTATAAAAGAATTGGATGCAAAGAATAGCTCGTTAAAAGAGCATGAAGAGCGTGTAACTAGGCTAGGAGAGCAACTAGATAACTTGCAGAAGGATCTTCAAGCTAGGGAATCTTCCCAAAAGCAACTGAAAGATGAAGTTACGAGAATTGAGCATGATATTATGAAAGCCATTTCCCAGGCAGGAGACAGTAAAGATTGTGAACTGAGGAAATTATTAGATGAAGTTTCTCCTAAAAACTTTGAGAAGATGAATAAACTTTTGGTTGTTAAGGATGAAGAAATAACCAAActgaaagatgaaataatagTTATGTCTGCTCACTGGAAGCTTAAAACCAAGGAATTAGAATCACAG TTAGAGAAACAGCGACGAGCTGATCAGGAATTGAAGAAGAGGGTGTTGAAGTTGGAATTCTGTCTTCAGGAAGCTCGTGCTCAGACACGGAAGCTCCAGAGG ATGGGAGAGCGAAGGGATAAAGCTATTAAAGAACTCCGAGACCAGTTAGCAGCAAAGAAGCAGGCTATATCTGAAGCAAATAATGATAAGCAAAATTTCTGGGAGACATCTAGCTTCAAGGCTGTAGTTTCCATGTCAATGTTGATCTTGGTTGTTTTCTCCAAGCGATGA
- the LOC133693909 gene encoding serine/threonine-protein kinase haspin homolog, translating to MQLPPRHQLQHFKTLSLQRIFVRARWDLVLMMGSKTGGGSRVDLWSEIIAEEEGGGGRQSLQQQQQQPIYQRRRRQKTPQNQITSQDANLKPLELKDKDIRVSFGGGGRATKRVSWNRSLSTRGRISIAVAACVDNQPQQKQARKRGKPPVPKGKAVQPPNFEKEKQYFEEVDAFELLEESPSPKSSSTWATGNEIDAVVIPHMSSRLEKWLIAKKLNYSCEPSSTLSKILETPTMPPLGPISGDDFNIVDVITPERAVFETNSKLHSVHSRIRSYLPSKGVLERNSLAQKSSSMFVGHEGCEDIEGAVKKLSLASTSSLSDHDYVDPVTALLAVCGQSVPSTLLEVFSKYCEPENIVKVGEGTYGEAFKAGNTVCKIVPIDGDLLVNGEVQKRSEELLEEVILSRTLNNLRSHDADFDNSCTTFIETLDLRVCQGPYDPALVKAWEYWDEKHGSENDHPKEFPEKQCYVVFVLQHGGKDLESFVLLNFDEAQSLLVQVTAGLAVAETAYEFEHRDLHWGNILLRRNESATVQFILEGKKMIFRTSGLLISIIDFTLSRINTGQDILFLDLTSDPYLFKGPKGDRQAETYRKMKEVTEDFWEGSFPKTNVLWLLYLVDILLLKKSFDRSSKNERDLRSFKKRLSKYNSAKEAIISDPFFSNLLVV from the exons ATGCAACTCCCGCCCAGGCATCAACTCCAGCATTTCAAAACACTCTCTCTCCAAAGGATTTTTGTCAGGGCCCGTTGGGACTTAGTACTAATGATGGGTTCCAAAACAG GTGGAGGGAGTAGAGTTGATTTATGGTCAGAAATCATTgctgaagaagaaggaggaggggGAAGACAATCACTtcaacaacaacagcagcaacCCATTTACCAAAGGAGGAGAAGACAAAAAACACCCCAAAATCAAATAACCTCACAAGATGCCAACTt GAAACCGTTGGAATTGAAGGACAAGGATATTAGAGTGAGTTTTGGTGGCGGTGGTCGTGCCACTAAACGTGTCAGTTGGAATCGTTCACTTTCTACCAG AGGGAGGATAAGTATAGCTGTTGCTGCTTGTGTGGACAATCAGCCTCAACAAAAACAGGCTAGAAAAAGGGGAAAACCACCTGTTCCAAAA GGAAAAGCAGTGCAACCTCCCaattttgagaaagaaaagcaaTACTTTGAAGAGGTCGATGCCTTCGAGTTGCTGGAGGAGAGCCCATCTCCCAAAAGCTCTAGTACATGGGCCACTGGCAATGAAATTGATGCAGTTGTTATACCACATATGTCATCAAGATTAGAGAAATGGCTAATTGCTAAGAAGTTAAATTATAGTTGTGAGCCTTCTAGTACACTGTCGAAGATATTAGAAACTCCAACCATGCCTCCCTTGGGACCTATAAGTGGCGATGATTTCAACATTGTTGATGTGATAACTCCAGAAAGAGCTGTTTTTGAAACTAATTCGAAACTGCATTCTGTCCATAGCAGAATTAGATCATATTTACCTAGTAAAGGTGTCCTTGAAAGGAATTCTCTTGCACAAAAGAGCAGTTCTATGTTTGTGGGCCATGAGGGTTGTGAAGACATTGAGGGTGCAGTTAAGAAACTGTCCTTAGCTTCAACATCTTCTTTATCAGATCATGACTATGTGGATCCAGTTACTGCGCTATTGGCGGTCTGTGGACAGTCAGTTCCATCAACATTGCTGGAAGTATTCTCCAAATACTG TGAACCAGAGAATATTGTCAAAGTTGGTGAAGGAACTTATGGAGAAGCATTTAAAGCTGGCAATACTGTCTGTAAAATAGTTCCTATTGATGGGGACTTGCTGGTAAATGGAGAAGTACAGAAG AGATCAGAAGAATTGCTCGAGGAGGTTATCCTTTCTCGAACCCTCAACAATCTCAGATCCCATGATGCTGATTTTGACAATTCTTGCACAACCTTCATTGAAACTCTAGA CTTAAGAGTTTGCCAAGGTCCTTATGACCCTGCCTTGGTTAAAGCATGGGAATACTGGGATGAAAAACATGGTTCTGAAAATGATCATCCTAAGGAGTTTCCGGAGAAACAG TGCTATGTGGTGTTTGTGCTACAACATGGCGGGAAAGACCTTGAAAGCTTTGTGCTCTTAAACTTTGATGAAGCACAGAGTTTATTGGTTCAG GTTACTGCTGGCTTAGCTGTTGCAGAAACTGCATATGAATTTGAGCACCGGGACCTGCACTG GGGAAACATTCTTTTGCGTCGAAATGAATCTGCTACTGTGCAGTTTATCCTGGAGGGgaagaaaatgattttcagAACTTCAGGATTATTGAtttcaataattgattttactctTTCCAGAATTAACACAG GTCAAGATATACTCTTCCTGGACCTAACCTCGGACCCTTATCTCTTTAAGGGTCCGAAAGGAGACAGACAG GCAGAAACATATAGGAAGATGAAAGAAGTAACTGAAGACTTCTGGGAAGGAAG CTTCCCCAAGACAAATGTGTTGTGGTTGCTATACTTGGTGGACATACTGCTCCTGAAGAAATCTTTT GATCGCTCTTCAAAAAATGAGAGAGATTTGCGCTCGTTCAAAAAGCGTCTCAGCAAGTACAATTCAGCTAAGGAAGCTATTATTTCGGATCCTTTCTTCAGCAACTTGCTTGTTGTGTGA
- the LOC133694673 gene encoding glucan endo-1,3-beta-glucosidase 12-like isoform X2, protein MMAKVASKGLFLFFLSLLTLSSSGTFVGFSYNARGITSAASLGRIVSFLELNKVSASHIRVFAADHRVLSTLSNFNVSADLYLDDSLVEKLTKSKPSAISWLKAQIVTFLPHVYSRSIIVSGNNGLSKLLSALKSIHSVLSSFHVDNEVKVSVAFSLSFLENLNRTQEKDLRRILGFIKRTTSFVIVETSLDMDVELGMKDLFIQSMIQKVAVATSLLSPNDAPIVMIIKSLVIPGAKEVAEFGDRVSKSLENTMIRGQVAGLYAEVSSVEDFAEKELEREHEQIFPSSRREILRNFKTTLHDDIINPPTVFPTNPGSTPPVVTLLPDTPTPTIVTVPATNPVTVTPTNPVSTPLPFPNTTPVNVPPTNPSVNPPPPITNPVTTPAPITVPGAQPVTNPVTTYPAPAGNVPVTAPVTNPVAPPATTNAPAIPGQSWCVARSGVMDTALQSALDYACGMGGADCSQIQQGGNCYNPNSLQNHASYAFNSYYQKNPVATSCDFGGTATTVNVNPSTGSCIYPSSSSSSSTPSLPATTTSPANPATTSPANPATTSPANPATSPPAIGVPGAPPSVLNSSTNPASSFGFNTPPALNSSASKSATLQPFIGCAILVTSFVARTIILDN, encoded by the exons ATGATGGCCAAAGTAGCTTCAAAGGGGCTGTTCTTATTCTTCTTGTCTCTTCTCACTCTTAGCTCTTCAG GAACTTTTGTGGGTTTCTCCTACAATGCCAGAGGAATCACTTCAGCTGCTTCACTTGGCAGAATAGTATCATTTCTTGAGCTAAACAAGGTCTCTGCAAGTCATATTCGAGTTTTTGCTGCAGATCACAGGGTTTTGAGTACACTTTCCAACTTTAATGTGTCTGCCGATCTTTATTTAGATGACAGCTTGGTTGAGAAATTGACAAAGTCTAAACCATCTGCCATTTCTTGGCTTAAGGCCCAAATAGTGACCTTTCTGCCCCATGTGTACAGTAGAAGCATCATTGTAAGTGGCAACAATGGCTTGTCAAAGCTTTTATCCGCCTTGAAATCAATCCATTCTGTCCTGAGTAGTTTTCATGTTGACAATGAAGTTAAGGTCTCAGTAGCATTTTCTCTGTCATTCTTAGAAAATTTGAATAGAACACAAGAAAAAGATCTCCGTAGGATTTTGGGATTTATCAAGAGAACTACGTCTTTTGTCATTGTAGAAACCAGTCTTGATATGGATGTAGAACTGGGCATGAAAGATTTGTTTATTCAATCAATGATCCAAAAAGTTGCAGTTGCCACTTCTCTACTTTCTCCCAATGATGCTCCCATAGTTATGATTATCAAGAGCCTTGTTATTCCTGGTGCAAAAGAAGTAGCTGAATTTGGAGATAGGGTTTCAAAATCTTTAGAAAACACTATGATCAGAGGTCAGGTAGCTGGATTGTATGCAGAAGTATCTTCTGTAGAAGATTTCGCGGAAAAAGAGCTGGAGAGGGAACATGAACAAATCTTTCCTTCATCTCGAAGAGAAATCTTGAGAAACTTCAAAACTACTTTACATGATGATATAATTAATCCACCTACAGTTTTTCCAACAAATCCTGGATCGACTCCACCTGTCGTCACTCTCCTGCCAGATACTCCAACACCAACAATAGTCACTGTCCCTGCTACCAATCCAGTCACTGTAACACCTACCAATCCTGTATCCACTCCATTACCTTTCCCCAACACCACACCTGTCAATGTTCCCCCTACAAACCCATCTGTCAATCCACCACCACCAATTACCAATCCAGTCACAACACCAGCACCTATTACAGTTCCAGGTGCACAACCCGTAACTAATCCTGTGACAACATATCCAGCCCCAGCAGGCAATGTTCCAGTCACAGCACCAGTGACAAATCCTGTGGCACCTCCTGCTACGACAAATGCTCCAGCAATTCCAGGACAGAGCTGGTGTGTTGCAAGGTCCGGAGTGATGGACACAGCACTTCAGTCAGCGTTAGATTATGCATGTGGAATGGGAGGTGCTGATTGTTCACAGATCCAGCAGGGTGGGAATTGTTACAATCCAAACTCTCTTCAAAACCATGCCTCGTATGCATTCAACAGCTATTATCAGAAGAATCCTGTGGCAACTAGCTGTGATTTCGGAGGGACTGCCACTACTGTTAATGTGAATCCAA GCACTGGTTCCTGCATTTATCCgtcgtcgtcatcatcatcatccactCCGTCATTGCCAGCGACCACAACTTCACCTGCAAATCCAGCGACAACTTCACCTGCAAATCCAGCGACAACATCACCTGCAAATCCAGCAACATCCCCACCGGCGATCGGTGTGCCAGG CGCCCCCCCATCAGTTTTGAACTCATCAACCAACCCTGCCTCAAGTTTCGGTTTCAATACTCCTCCTGCTCTCAACTCTTCAGCATCCAAGTCAGCTACTTTGCAGCCATTTATTGGTTGTGCCATTTTGGTAACATCATTTGTTGCCAGAACAATCATTCTAGACAACTAG